From Amyelois transitella isolate CPQ chromosome 4, ilAmyTran1.1, whole genome shotgun sequence, one genomic window encodes:
- the LOC106129453 gene encoding probable maleylacetoacetate isomerase 1 isoform X1, whose translation MTGTMVLYGYRFSSCSWRVRAALHLKRIPFEERQVDIVKNLSHLTEEYKLINPAQKVPTLIIDGETLVESMAILQYLEDTRPQPSLTPAKPLPKARMREICEIIVSGIQPLQNIGLRQLFASEEKYLQNGRDVCERGLQTLETLLKKTAGTYCVGDKITMADLCLVPQMFNATNRFKVKADKYLIVTKLYRKLLEEEVFQVTHPKNLSPK comes from the exons ATGACA GGTACTATGGTTCTTTATGGGTACCGGTTTTCATCATGTTCCTGGCGGGTGCGAGCGGCTCTCCATCTGAAACGAATACCTTTTGAAGAGAGGCAGGTAGACATCGTGAAGAATCTCAGCCACCTCACCGAGGAATATAAACTCATCAACCCTGCACAGAAGGTGCCGACTTTAATCATTG ACGGCGAAACTTTGGTGGAGTCCATGGCCATACTGCAATATTTGGAAGATACGCGACCGCAGCCGAGCCTGACTCCGGCCAAACCTCTACCTAAAGCGCGCATGCGAGAGATTTGTGAA ATTATAGTATCCGGGATCCAACCTCTGCAAAACATAGGTTTGCGACAACTCTTTGCCTCCGAGGAGAAGTATCTGCAGAATGGTCGTGACGTCTGTGAACGAGGATTACAGACCTTGGAGACACTATTAAAGAAGACTGCTGGAACCTACTGCGTTGGAGACAAAATTACTATGGCCGATCTTTGCTTAGTGCCTCAGATGTTTAATGCCACGAATAG GTTCAAAGTGAAAGCGGATAAATATCTAATAGTCACGAAGCTTTATCGAAAATTGCTTGAAGAAGAAGTATTTCAAGTTACTCATCCGAAAAACTTATCACCAAAGTAA
- the LOC106129453 gene encoding probable maleylacetoacetate isomerase 1 isoform X2, which produces MVLYGYRFSSCSWRVRAALHLKRIPFEERQVDIVKNLSHLTEEYKLINPAQKVPTLIIDGETLVESMAILQYLEDTRPQPSLTPAKPLPKARMREICEIIVSGIQPLQNIGLRQLFASEEKYLQNGRDVCERGLQTLETLLKKTAGTYCVGDKITMADLCLVPQMFNATNRFKVKADKYLIVTKLYRKLLEEEVFQVTHPKNLSPK; this is translated from the exons ATGGTTCTTTATGGGTACCGGTTTTCATCATGTTCCTGGCGGGTGCGAGCGGCTCTCCATCTGAAACGAATACCTTTTGAAGAGAGGCAGGTAGACATCGTGAAGAATCTCAGCCACCTCACCGAGGAATATAAACTCATCAACCCTGCACAGAAGGTGCCGACTTTAATCATTG ACGGCGAAACTTTGGTGGAGTCCATGGCCATACTGCAATATTTGGAAGATACGCGACCGCAGCCGAGCCTGACTCCGGCCAAACCTCTACCTAAAGCGCGCATGCGAGAGATTTGTGAA ATTATAGTATCCGGGATCCAACCTCTGCAAAACATAGGTTTGCGACAACTCTTTGCCTCCGAGGAGAAGTATCTGCAGAATGGTCGTGACGTCTGTGAACGAGGATTACAGACCTTGGAGACACTATTAAAGAAGACTGCTGGAACCTACTGCGTTGGAGACAAAATTACTATGGCCGATCTTTGCTTAGTGCCTCAGATGTTTAATGCCACGAATAG GTTCAAAGTGAAAGCGGATAAATATCTAATAGTCACGAAGCTTTATCGAAAATTGCTTGAAGAAGAAGTATTTCAAGTTACTCATCCGAAAAACTTATCACCAAAGTAA